A single Endozoicomonas sp. NE40 DNA region contains:
- a CDS encoding RING finger domain-containing protein, translated as MEATGLPPHQFDMGEPMDIDDQATGVSDSGHHSVFNGHKVCLNPNAKKVTERVNDNCAICWEPMTEGMTFTAPLTVLPCYHAFHKDCIETALKERSVCSICQASVHEVRTFSTPDELNKSLSLECSKDGCDVKNGAEANHFHCPYPLSAMTQIQPRWFVQENIFVICRWLKSFFASAGYEDCVIDSTSSDSCINVKINISKNEPAQNLYYPFEDINKAGTKEQCFNALRGDVQNDLMFLDFQKKYPAYFKPPQMPETAYLGPVIRSWDFHEGKVNFRQGLSTDLSSITGGSSEISLELLNNELKRLGLYPKASLTQF; from the coding sequence ATGGAAGCAACAGGTCTGCCGCCACATCAGTTTGATATGGGCGAACCAATGGATATTGATGATCAAGCCACAGGTGTTTCTGACTCTGGTCATCACTCTGTCTTTAACGGCCATAAAGTTTGTCTTAACCCCAATGCGAAGAAAGTGACAGAAAGAGTCAATGATAACTGCGCTATCTGTTGGGAGCCGATGACAGAAGGTATGACCTTTACGGCGCCTTTGACGGTGTTGCCCTGTTACCATGCCTTTCATAAAGATTGTATTGAAACCGCTCTGAAAGAAAGAAGTGTTTGCTCAATCTGTCAGGCTTCTGTTCATGAGGTCAGGACCTTCAGCACCCCGGATGAACTGAATAAAAGCCTGTCTCTGGAGTGTTCCAAAGATGGTTGTGACGTAAAAAATGGAGCAGAGGCGAATCATTTCCATTGCCCTTACCCACTGAGCGCTATGACCCAGATTCAGCCCAGGTGGTTCGTTCAGGAGAATATATTTGTTATTTGCCGCTGGTTAAAAAGTTTCTTTGCGTCAGCGGGTTATGAAGATTGTGTTATAGACTCCACAAGCAGTGATTCATGCATAAACGTTAAAATCAACATCAGTAAGAACGAGCCCGCCCAGAACCTGTATTATCCTTTCGAAGATATCAATAAAGCGGGAACGAAAGAGCAGTGCTTTAATGCCCTCCGGGGCGATGTTCAGAACGATCTGATGTTTTTGGATTTTCAGAAGAAATACCCTGCGTATTTCAAGCCCCCTCAAATGCCAGAGACGGCATACCTGGGTCCAGTGATAAGAAGTTGGGACTTTCACGAGGGTAAAGTTAACTTTCGACAGGGTCTCTCAACCGATTTGAGCAGTATTACTGGGGGTTCATCAGAAATCAGTCTGGAGTTGCTTAATAATGAGCTGAAGAGGCTTGGCTTATATCCCAAAGCTAGCTTAACGCAGTTTTAA
- the can gene encoding carbonate dehydratase: MRRLQNLFDNNRQWSASVRQKEPDFFEKLSQQQAPEYLWIGCSDSRVPANQITDLLPGDLFVHRNVANQVIHTDLNCLSVIQYAVDYLKVKHIIVCGHYGCGGVVEATRNSKLGMIDNWLRHVQDVKHKHKEALDRITSDQTLFNRMCELNVLEQVVNVCQTTVVQDAWDRGQDLAVHSWIYGLKDGLLRDLGMCVTAPEELEPLHNSSLAAIVDKISDVTETE; the protein is encoded by the coding sequence ATGCGTCGACTGCAAAATTTATTTGATAACAACAGACAGTGGTCAGCCTCAGTCCGCCAGAAAGAGCCGGACTTCTTTGAGAAGCTGTCACAACAGCAGGCTCCTGAGTACCTGTGGATCGGCTGTTCCGATAGCCGTGTACCAGCTAACCAGATTACCGACCTGCTCCCCGGCGATCTGTTTGTTCACCGTAATGTTGCTAATCAGGTTATTCATACCGACCTGAACTGCCTGTCCGTTATCCAGTACGCTGTGGACTACCTGAAGGTTAAGCACATTATTGTCTGTGGTCATTATGGCTGTGGCGGCGTGGTTGAAGCCACCAGAAACAGCAAGCTGGGCATGATCGACAACTGGCTTCGCCATGTTCAGGATGTTAAGCACAAACACAAAGAAGCTCTTGATCGGATTACCAGTGACCAGACCCTTTTTAACAGAATGTGCGAACTGAATGTTCTGGAACAGGTAGTGAACGTGTGCCAGACCACTGTTGTCCAGGATGCCTGGGACCGGGGACAGGATCTGGCAGTACACAGCTGGATTTACGGTCTTAAAGATGGCCTGCTCAGGGATCTGGGGATGTGTGTTACGGCACCTGAGGAGCTGGAGCCACTCCACAACAGTTCTCTAGCCGCCATTGTTGATAAAATTTCAGACGTTACTGAAACAGAGTAG
- the pyrF gene encoding orotidine-5'-phosphate decarboxylase — MRFLDQVRAAVRKNNSLVCVGLDPLPEKFPAHIQELDQSVFEFNKYIIDATHDLVCAYKPQAAHYHARGAEDQLLMTIEYIKDNYPDIPVILDSKRGDIGSTADQYAKEAFERYGADAVTINPYMGIDTVEPFTRYEDKGTILLCRTSNPGAGAIQNLKIGDQFLYEVIAETAMKDWNSNNNIMLVVGATNPDELKRIREITGDMTFLVPGLGAQGGDVEATVKSGLNSAGEGIIVNSSRGIIYAGNDENFAEAARAAAIELRDQVNQYR; from the coding sequence ATGCGTTTTCTGGATCAAGTCCGAGCGGCTGTGCGCAAAAACAACTCTCTCGTTTGCGTTGGCCTCGACCCTCTGCCTGAAAAATTCCCGGCTCATATTCAAGAGCTGGATCAGTCTGTTTTTGAGTTCAACAAGTACATCATTGATGCAACTCATGATCTGGTCTGTGCCTATAAACCCCAGGCAGCTCACTACCACGCCCGTGGTGCAGAAGACCAGCTCTTGATGACCATTGAGTACATCAAAGATAACTATCCGGATATTCCGGTCATTCTGGACTCCAAACGGGGTGATATTGGCAGCACTGCTGACCAGTATGCCAAAGAAGCCTTTGAGCGCTATGGTGCCGACGCCGTTACCATTAACCCTTACATGGGCATTGATACCGTAGAGCCCTTCACCCGTTATGAAGACAAAGGCACCATTCTGCTGTGCCGTACGTCTAACCCGGGTGCTGGGGCTATCCAGAACCTGAAGATTGGTGACCAGTTCCTGTATGAAGTGATTGCTGAAACCGCCATGAAAGACTGGAACAGCAATAACAACATCATGCTGGTTGTAGGAGCCACCAACCCGGATGAACTGAAGCGTATCCGTGAAATCACTGGCGACATGACTTTCCTGGTTCCGGGACTGGGCGCCCAGGGCGGTGACGTTGAAGCGACGGTTAAAAGCGGCCTGAACAGTGCTGGTGAAGGCATTATCGTTAACTCATCCCGTGGCATTATCTACGCGGGTAACGACGAGAATTTCGCTGAAGCTGCCCGTGCAGCCGCCATTGAGCTGCGCGATCAGGTGAACCAGTACCGATAA
- the rhlP gene encoding rhombotarget lipoprotein (RhlP (RHombo-target LipoProtein) is a family of predicted lipoproteins that, in general, co-occurs with a form of rhombosortase, and that has an apparent cleavage site for that enzyme, a GlyGly motif, near the C-terminus.): MKRVFEPLWLLCCVLFLAGCQTTSQYRNSSVVDYLYPKSDQHVVSEEIPRLVLPLKVGVAFTPGSHGTSLTEASKMELMSDVSKHFESLDFVDSIEVIPSGYLRPEGSFANLEQLKRMFGIDVIALISYDQTRFTDEGFASIAYWTLVGAYLVPGEKNATHTLIDAVLYDIDSQKLLFRAPGVSVVKSKATPVNLKEQVREDSLEGFQLASEDLVGNLKVQLDRFQTRVESTPEQFEVIRSEGYRGSGSSGYGFLLLLGLLFLRSRKG, encoded by the coding sequence ATGAAAAGGGTTTTTGAACCGTTGTGGCTATTGTGTTGTGTATTATTTTTGGCGGGTTGCCAGACAACCTCCCAGTATCGAAACAGTAGTGTTGTTGACTACCTTTATCCAAAGTCGGATCAGCATGTAGTCAGTGAAGAAATACCCCGCTTAGTACTGCCTCTTAAAGTTGGGGTTGCGTTTACCCCGGGAAGCCATGGAACCAGCCTGACAGAAGCTAGCAAAATGGAACTTATGTCTGATGTCAGTAAGCATTTTGAGAGTCTGGATTTTGTTGATTCAATTGAAGTCATCCCTTCGGGTTACTTGCGGCCAGAAGGAAGTTTTGCAAATCTTGAGCAACTGAAGCGAATGTTTGGTATTGATGTCATTGCTTTGATCTCTTACGACCAGACTCGTTTCACCGATGAGGGTTTTGCGTCTATAGCTTACTGGACTCTTGTTGGAGCTTATCTGGTTCCTGGGGAAAAGAATGCAACCCATACGCTGATTGATGCTGTTTTATACGACATCGATAGTCAGAAGTTACTGTTCAGAGCGCCCGGGGTGAGTGTAGTAAAAAGTAAGGCGACACCTGTAAATCTCAAAGAGCAGGTCAGAGAAGATTCTCTGGAAGGGTTTCAGCTGGCTAGCGAAGACCTGGTTGGGAATCTGAAAGTACAGCTTGATAGATTCCAAACACGTGTAGAAAGTACCCCGGAGCAATTTGAGGTAATCAGAAGCGAGGGATACAGGGGAAGCGGCTCGTCCGGCTATGGCTTCTTATTGTTACTTGGACTTCTATTTCTAAGATCCCGCAAAGGATGA
- a CDS encoding nucleoside deaminase, whose translation MSEHSHYISRTIELANHAMDKGNHPFGALLVHDDKVLLEAENTVISENDATRHAELNLVSHASHQLAPDVLKECTLYTSTEPCAMCAGAIYWAGIRRVVYGGSAEVLQQIAGPGIGISGQEVFSTCHQPVEIIGPVAEELSNEVHLRHWPHPS comes from the coding sequence ATGAGTGAGCATAGCCACTATATTTCCCGGACTATCGAGTTGGCAAACCATGCAATGGATAAAGGCAATCATCCATTTGGTGCCCTGCTGGTACACGACGACAAGGTTCTGTTAGAGGCGGAAAATACCGTCATCTCTGAAAATGATGCGACCCGTCATGCTGAACTGAACCTGGTCAGTCATGCCAGTCATCAGTTAGCACCTGATGTCCTGAAAGAATGTACCCTGTATACCAGCACTGAACCCTGTGCCATGTGTGCCGGAGCTATATACTGGGCAGGCATTCGCAGGGTGGTTTATGGTGGCAGTGCAGAAGTGTTGCAACAGATTGCCGGACCGGGCATTGGTATCTCCGGGCAGGAGGTTTTTTCAACCTGCCATCAACCTGTTGAAATCATCGGACCAGTGGCAGAAGAGCTGTCCAACGAAGTTCATCTGCGTCATTGGCCGCATCCCTCTTAA
- a CDS encoding NAD-dependent epimerase/dehydratase family protein yields the protein MKETESQKIAVVIGATGLVGSELINQLISSKEIKTIITLSRRPLKQSADKLQNHVIDFDDLGQYKDLIKGDLFFSCLGTTRKQAGSTAAQIKVDFEYQLKAAQIASENGIPHYLLVSSSGANANSSFAYMKMKGALEEQVKTLPFKRVSIFQPSLLLGNRTKARVGEFMAGMVMPTLCKIPGLHSYRPISGKQVASKMTEVALREGAALEYFVLNDVFPEKDDNLRR from the coding sequence ATGAAAGAAACAGAGTCTCAAAAAATTGCTGTTGTCATTGGGGCAACGGGGCTGGTTGGTTCAGAGCTTATTAATCAGTTAATTTCCAGTAAAGAAATAAAAACGATCATCACCCTGAGTCGCAGGCCATTAAAACAAAGCGCTGACAAGCTGCAAAACCACGTCATTGATTTTGATGATCTTGGCCAATATAAAGACCTGATAAAAGGCGACCTGTTTTTCTCTTGCCTTGGTACTACCAGAAAACAGGCAGGCTCCACAGCAGCTCAGATTAAAGTCGACTTTGAATATCAGCTCAAAGCAGCTCAAATAGCTTCAGAAAATGGCATTCCTCACTATTTGCTGGTCAGTTCCAGCGGAGCCAATGCCAACAGTTCGTTCGCTTATATGAAAATGAAAGGTGCGCTTGAGGAGCAGGTTAAAACACTGCCGTTTAAGCGGGTTAGTATCTTTCAGCCTTCGCTATTGCTGGGCAACAGGACAAAAGCAAGGGTGGGAGAGTTCATGGCAGGAATGGTTATGCCTACGCTATGCAAAATTCCCGGTCTGCATTCTTACCGCCCGATTTCTGGTAAACAGGTTGCCAGCAAAATGACTGAAGTGGCTTTGCGTGAAGGGGCGGCACTTGAATACTTTGTTCTGAATGACGTGTTTCCTGAAAAGGATGACAATTTAAGACGTTAG
- a CDS encoding Fic family protein, producing MNTLERLSEYRFTASQLARFRRLGEFLGRQPLVIRQQPEVLDTLRQVATLESVEYGNSLENILAPREVIRKLVLQEIRPRTPVERQVAGYHDVLEMVVDPAEHTNLSVSLVSQLHALLYSYLPHEGGRWKATNKDIVERDADGTIKGVLYRTVPAAETSAAVQKTIELYHGALDRTVEPLLVISCAVLDFLCIHPFSDGNGRIARLLALMMLSLNGYHAGRFISLERIFAQNQPAYFDAMQRSVKGWHDGTHDPMPWINFFLDALIQAYEELEVRVEALQGQSSRAPKSQLITVAIEEREEPFSVADICLQIPTVSRELVKKVIQGLREQGRLKPIGKGRGSQWKKVS from the coding sequence ATGAATACTCTGGAACGTTTATCTGAATACCGCTTTACGGCTTCCCAGCTCGCTCGCTTTCGTCGGCTTGGAGAGTTTCTGGGACGTCAGCCGCTGGTGATTCGGCAGCAGCCTGAAGTGCTTGATACCCTGCGTCAGGTGGCAACGCTGGAGTCGGTGGAATATGGCAACAGCCTGGAAAATATCCTTGCGCCGAGAGAAGTCATCCGGAAACTGGTCTTACAGGAAATACGCCCGAGAACGCCGGTTGAACGTCAGGTAGCCGGTTATCATGACGTGCTGGAAATGGTGGTCGATCCAGCAGAGCACACCAACCTCTCGGTCAGTCTGGTCAGCCAGTTGCACGCCCTGCTCTACAGTTATCTGCCCCACGAGGGAGGGCGCTGGAAAGCGACGAACAAGGATATTGTCGAGCGCGATGCTGACGGTACCATCAAGGGGGTGCTTTACCGTACAGTGCCAGCGGCTGAAACGTCCGCCGCCGTGCAAAAAACCATTGAGCTGTATCATGGCGCTCTGGATCGTACGGTTGAGCCGCTGCTGGTGATCAGCTGTGCGGTGCTGGATTTTCTGTGCATTCATCCATTCAGTGACGGCAACGGCCGAATTGCCCGTTTACTGGCCTTAATGATGCTGTCGTTGAACGGTTATCATGCCGGACGTTTTATCAGCCTGGAACGAATCTTCGCTCAGAATCAGCCGGCCTATTTTGATGCGATGCAACGCAGCGTAAAAGGCTGGCATGACGGCACACACGACCCAATGCCGTGGATTAATTTCTTTCTTGATGCTTTGATTCAGGCTTATGAGGAGCTGGAAGTCCGCGTAGAAGCTTTGCAGGGGCAAAGTAGCCGGGCGCCCAAATCACAGTTGATCACCGTAGCGATTGAAGAGCGGGAAGAACCATTTTCTGTGGCGGATATCTGTTTGCAGATTCCCACCGTCAGTCGTGAGTTGGTGAAGAAAGTGATTCAGGGGCTTCGGGAACAGGGACGTCTGAAACCCATCGGCAAGGGTCGGGGTTCGCAATGGAAGAAAGTGAGTTAG
- a CDS encoding cytochrome b — protein METQKYPVLMRFMHWLMAITILGIIGSGWFMTGLDPDTAPYKYDIYFWHKSFGVLALMLIIARTIIRFSSNFPRLSANLPAFETVLAKFAHFSMYLLMFAVPVSGMLMSEFGGHAIPFFGLTLPEVIENNKELAGLLHSIHTTIPFVLLGIIGLHILGALRHRFMDSPENDVLKKML, from the coding sequence GTGGAGACTCAAAAATACCCTGTCTTAATGCGCTTCATGCACTGGCTGATGGCCATCACCATTCTGGGGATAATCGGCAGTGGCTGGTTTATGACAGGTCTGGACCCGGACACAGCACCCTACAAATACGATATTTACTTCTGGCACAAATCGTTTGGGGTACTGGCGCTAATGCTGATCATTGCCCGTACCATCATTCGTTTTTCAAGCAACTTTCCCCGACTCTCTGCAAATTTGCCTGCATTTGAAACAGTGCTGGCAAAATTTGCCCACTTTTCGATGTATCTGCTGATGTTCGCGGTGCCTGTCAGCGGCATGCTTATGTCGGAATTTGGTGGTCACGCGATCCCATTCTTTGGACTAACGCTGCCCGAAGTCATCGAAAACAATAAAGAACTGGCCGGGCTGCTGCATAGTATTCACACCACCATTCCCTTCGTCCTTCTTGGAATCATTGGTTTGCATATTCTGGGTGCTTTGAGGCATCGCTTTATGGATTCTCCGGAAAACGATGTTTTGAAAAAAATGCTCTGA
- a CDS encoding NAD(P)/FAD-dependent oxidoreductase codes for MPQSKPLLSEYDVIVIGAGASGLMCALTAGERGRRVLVLDHANKIGKKIILSGGGRCNFTNLYTEPGNYLSVNGHFCKSALSRYTQWDFQALVDKYQVAWHEKTLGQLFCDDRSQQIVDLLVNECRDADVTIRARTKIESIEHQDNGEAPVYRLETSSGHFSTQSLVVATGGLSFPTMGATGFGYQVAEQFGHNIISTRPALVPLTMSKQWLEQFADLSGVSAEVIATCNGQSFKENVLFTHRGMSGPAILQVSSYWKENDSVFINWLPAVNAYDFLKEAQQRRAKAETQTILAEHLTKRLANALCEHGKLRLLTGSGRKTISHYSHSELEQLANEFENWELKPTGTEGYKKAEVTLGGVCTSKVSSKTFESRLQPGLFFIGEVLDVTGHLGGFNFQWAWASGHCAGQFV; via the coding sequence ATGCCTCAATCAAAACCTCTGCTGTCTGAATACGATGTCATCGTTATTGGCGCTGGTGCGTCCGGTTTGATGTGCGCCCTGACGGCGGGTGAAAGAGGCAGGCGGGTTCTGGTGCTTGACCATGCCAACAAGATCGGCAAGAAAATTATCCTTTCCGGCGGTGGTCGCTGCAACTTTACCAATCTCTATACCGAGCCGGGAAATTACCTCTCCGTTAACGGTCATTTCTGCAAATCAGCGCTTTCCCGCTATACACAGTGGGACTTTCAGGCACTTGTAGATAAGTACCAGGTGGCCTGGCATGAAAAAACATTAGGCCAGCTTTTTTGCGATGATCGCTCACAGCAAATAGTTGACCTGCTGGTGAACGAGTGCCGGGATGCCGATGTCACTATTCGCGCCAGAACAAAAATAGAAAGTATTGAACACCAGGACAATGGCGAAGCGCCGGTTTATCGTCTGGAGACATCTTCCGGTCACTTCTCCACCCAGTCTCTTGTTGTCGCAACAGGTGGCCTGTCATTCCCAACGATGGGTGCTACGGGTTTTGGCTATCAGGTGGCTGAACAGTTTGGGCATAACATCATTTCGACCCGCCCTGCCCTTGTACCTTTGACCATGTCCAAACAATGGCTGGAGCAGTTTGCCGACTTGTCAGGAGTCAGTGCTGAAGTTATAGCCACCTGCAATGGTCAGTCTTTTAAAGAGAATGTATTGTTTACCCACAGAGGGATGAGTGGCCCTGCAATTCTGCAGGTATCTTCTTACTGGAAAGAAAACGACAGCGTATTTATAAACTGGCTGCCTGCTGTTAATGCTTACGATTTTTTAAAGGAAGCACAACAACGCCGTGCAAAAGCAGAAACCCAGACGATTCTGGCTGAACATCTGACAAAACGCCTGGCAAATGCTCTGTGTGAACACGGTAAACTAAGGCTGCTGACCGGGAGTGGTCGTAAAACCATCAGTCATTACAGTCACTCAGAGTTGGAACAACTGGCAAACGAGTTTGAAAACTGGGAACTGAAACCAACAGGTACCGAGGGTTATAAGAAAGCAGAAGTGACTCTGGGAGGCGTTTGCACCAGCAAAGTGTCGTCTAAAACATTTGAAAGCCGATTACAGCCAGGGCTGTTTTTTATCGGAGAAGTACTGGATGTCACTGGTCATCTGGGAGGCTTTAACTTTCAATGGGCATGGGCATCCGGACATTGCGCCGGACAATTTGTCTGA
- a CDS encoding DMT family transporter, giving the protein MNTVSLFLLCSLIWGSTWFAITFQLGVNSLWSVFYRFLLAGVMLAVYCCLRTGFPRFTVSQHIRLFIQGACLCGLSYWLIYESERYITSGLSAVLCTSVLYFNIMIRCLWLAKPVETKVVAGGVLGSLGVLLVMLPELDVQSVVDAAGWGMLIAVLGSLVLAFGCVACERNEEENLPILPTITLNMLYGSATVALIALVQGVMPEFNFSSTYIGSLVYLAVFGSVGALSSYVVLIRRIGADRAAFIDVVYPVIALCLSSLVEGYQWSLMALLGVTFIGVGNTVALKPSKTTSGEGLSGNQG; this is encoded by the coding sequence ATGAACACAGTTTCGCTGTTTTTGCTTTGTTCCCTGATCTGGGGGTCAACCTGGTTCGCCATTACCTTCCAGTTAGGGGTTAACAGTCTATGGTCGGTGTTTTACCGCTTTCTTCTGGCTGGCGTGATGCTGGCGGTGTACTGCTGTCTGCGAACCGGGTTTCCGCGCTTTACGGTTTCCCAGCATATACGGCTGTTTATACAGGGAGCCTGCCTGTGTGGCCTGTCGTACTGGCTGATTTATGAAAGTGAGCGTTATATCACCAGTGGTCTTAGTGCTGTGTTATGCACCAGTGTGTTGTACTTTAACATAATGATCAGGTGCCTGTGGCTGGCAAAGCCTGTTGAAACAAAAGTTGTGGCGGGCGGGGTTCTGGGGAGCCTTGGTGTTTTGCTGGTTATGCTGCCGGAACTGGATGTTCAGTCGGTTGTCGATGCCGCAGGCTGGGGCATGCTGATAGCTGTTTTGGGTTCACTGGTACTGGCCTTTGGTTGTGTCGCCTGTGAGCGCAATGAAGAAGAGAATTTGCCGATACTGCCAACGATCACGCTGAATATGCTCTACGGTTCTGCAACGGTGGCGCTCATTGCTTTAGTGCAGGGGGTTATGCCGGAATTCAATTTCTCTTCAACCTACATAGGTTCTCTAGTCTATCTGGCAGTGTTTGGTTCCGTCGGTGCTTTGTCGTCGTATGTTGTACTGATTCGCAGAATCGGGGCAGACCGGGCTGCCTTTATTGATGTCGTTTACCCGGTCATTGCCCTTTGCCTGTCTTCGCTGGTGGAAGGATATCAGTGGAGTCTTATGGCTCTGTTGGGTGTCACCTTTATAGGTGTAGGCAATACGGTTGCATTAAAACCGTCGAAAACCACTTCCGGGGAGGGACTGTCGGGGAATCAGGGCTAA
- a CDS encoding YbjN domain-containing protein: MHELLIPDVAQIEAWLRQAGYEFWMCDRCDGLHISALQQLDGVLDSRLFIEPYGILFSTEMDLKLSTVMKLNAELGRFNASLPTMKLFMEIMDNGGALLVSSDALITTKGVTYDQFYDFLDMTVEAKKWLLNECHDLQVIFQGEAGSTAHQPEVAPSLH, translated from the coding sequence ATGCATGAACTTTTAATACCGGACGTCGCACAGATTGAAGCCTGGCTGAGACAGGCCGGTTATGAGTTCTGGATGTGTGATCGCTGCGACGGCCTGCATATTTCGGCCCTGCAACAGTTGGACGGTGTGCTCGACAGTCGCCTGTTTATTGAGCCTTATGGCATTCTGTTCAGTACAGAAATGGACTTGAAACTGTCCACGGTTATGAAACTGAATGCAGAACTGGGACGGTTTAACGCTTCTCTGCCCACCATGAAACTGTTTATGGAAATCATGGACAACGGCGGTGCGTTACTGGTGTCCAGCGATGCCCTGATTACCACTAAAGGTGTCACTTACGATCAGTTTTACGATTTTCTGGATATGACCGTTGAGGCTAAAAAGTGGCTGCTGAATGAGTGCCATGACCTGCAGGTGATTTTTCAGGGGGAAGCCGGATCAACGGCGCATCAGCCAGAGGTGGCGCCTTCTTTGCATTGA
- the truC gene encoding tRNA pseudouridine(65) synthase TruC produces the protein MTSVYQAMSEDAAQTLSKKHDLSEKRYFFEKNYEPLEILYKDDCLVAVNKPSGLLVHRSMIDRHETRFALQEVRNQIGQRVYPLHRLDKPTSGVLLFALSPEIAKRMGQQFESNSVKKNYLAVVRGYAPESGVIDHALKEELDKMTDRKARLDKPAQDALTEFTRLATVEIPVAIDRYPQSRYSLVEAQPKTGRKHQIRRHMKHIAHPIIGDAKHGKGNHNRYFATHFGADRLLLACIEMEVIHPVSGQPLFLRASLDKRFSDLIKHFGWADRVAEYLHNEEQQNR, from the coding sequence ATGACCAGTGTGTATCAGGCGATGAGTGAAGACGCAGCACAAACCCTTTCCAAAAAGCACGACCTTTCTGAAAAACGCTACTTTTTTGAAAAAAACTATGAGCCCCTGGAGATCCTTTATAAGGATGACTGTCTGGTTGCTGTGAATAAGCCTTCAGGGTTGCTGGTTCACCGCTCCATGATTGACCGGCACGAAACTCGTTTTGCCTTGCAGGAAGTCAGGAATCAGATTGGTCAGCGGGTTTACCCACTGCACAGGCTGGATAAGCCTACATCCGGTGTTCTGTTGTTCGCATTGTCTCCGGAAATAGCGAAGCGGATGGGGCAGCAGTTTGAGTCAAACAGTGTGAAAAAAAACTATCTGGCGGTTGTGCGTGGTTACGCTCCGGAGTCTGGTGTTATAGACCATGCTCTCAAAGAAGAGCTGGATAAAATGACGGACCGTAAAGCTCGGCTGGACAAGCCTGCCCAGGACGCTCTAACGGAGTTCACAAGACTGGCGACGGTTGAGATACCTGTCGCGATTGACCGTTATCCACAGAGTCGCTATTCACTGGTTGAAGCCCAACCGAAAACAGGGCGAAAACATCAGATCCGTCGCCACATGAAGCACATTGCGCACCCGATTATAGGAGACGCAAAACACGGCAAGGGAAACCACAACCGTTATTTTGCTACACACTTTGGTGCAGATCGCCTGTTGCTGGCCTGTATTGAAATGGAAGTTATTCACCCGGTCAGTGGCCAGCCCCTGTTTTTAAGAGCATCGCTGGACAAACGTTTTTCAGATCTTATAAAACACTTTGGCTGGGCTGACAGAGTGGCTGAATATTTGCACAATGAAGAGCAACAGAACAGATAA
- a CDS encoding rhomboid family intramembrane serine protease encodes MKSPIPKATLLLLLLSIAIYRLDSNAQWAIYDREKPVEIWRYLLASFAHYDLKHLTLNLMVFAILGIRLEQRTGSDYFCVSVLLTAISSTFILHCFFYEYSNYAGISTINYAMLGFLLISMFYRRRIELAVYALLILCYQALSVRFAIMEMHSLVQPVWQLHVLALIWGIVAGLYCLRNRSGNVVS; translated from the coding sequence ATGAAAAGCCCAATTCCGAAGGCGACATTACTGCTGCTGTTGCTGAGCATTGCTATCTATAGACTGGATAGTAATGCTCAGTGGGCTATCTACGACAGAGAAAAACCGGTTGAGATCTGGCGTTATCTGCTGGCTTCATTTGCTCATTATGACTTGAAGCACCTGACGCTTAACCTGATGGTTTTTGCCATTCTGGGAATAAGGCTGGAGCAGCGAACCGGGTCTGACTACTTTTGCGTCTCTGTGTTGCTCACAGCAATTAGCTCAACCTTCATTCTTCATTGTTTTTTTTACGAATACTCAAACTATGCGGGAATTTCTACCATCAATTACGCAATGTTGGGTTTTTTGCTGATATCCATGTTTTACAGACGACGGATTGAGCTCGCTGTCTATGCGCTGTTGATTCTCTGCTATCAGGCACTCAGTGTGCGGTTTGCAATAATGGAAATGCATTCGCTGGTTCAGCCTGTTTGGCAGTTGCATGTGTTAGCTTTAATTTGGGGTATTGTTGCTGGCCTCTATTGTCTACGAAATCGTTCAGGTAATGTTGTATCATGA